The nucleotide window AGGCTTGAGGCCGAGGCTGAAGGCGCCGTCGTCATACAGCCGCCATTTCGCGCCGAGTTCCAGATCGGCGATGCCGGTCGCCGCGGTATCGGAGCGTTGTTGCACGTGGGTGTACGGCACGTTGGCGTAGAGATCCAGCGCTTCGCCGAAGCCACGCGTGAGCGTGCTGTTCCAGAGAAATTGACGGCCCGTATCGGGTTGCTTGGCGGTGGCTTCGCCATTCGTTTCGAACTGCCAGTTGCCATCGCCTTGGGTGCCCGTGTCGTCGGTCACGAGCGGATGCGCGGCGAAGGCGCTGAGGGGACAAGCCAAAGCCAGCGAGATGAGTTGCTTCTTCATGAGTCGTTCGCTCTTTTTCATGCTGCCCCACGTGCGCTGCACGGGGGCTTGTGTGGGTCACCTGCCCGCGCCCGTCCACCGGACGGACGGGCGCGGGCATGGCTGCGTGTGGTGCAGTGGTGGGTGGTGGGTGGTGGCTGCCTGAGACCTCAGCTCAGAACCAGCGGCCGAAGCGGCGGATGTAGATCGTCTTCACCGTCTGTGCGAGCGCGATGTAGCCGAGCATGGTGGCCGCCAGCCAGTAGAAGTACGAGCCCGGCAGGCTGACGAAACCGAGTGTTTCGGCAAACGGCGAATACGGCAGCCAGCAAGCGATAGCGATGGCCACGGTCGTCGAGAGCATGATCGGCAGCGCCGGCGTGCTTTGCAGGAATGGAATCTTCTGCGTGCGCAGCAAGTGCACCACGAGCGTCTGCGAGACGAGCCCTTCAATGAACCAGCCCGAATTCATGATGACCTGACCGCCACTGCCGCCGTGCAGGTGATACATCGCACCGGCACCGAAAACGGTCCACAACAGCGCATAAGTCGTGATATCGAACACCGAGGAGGTCGGTCCGATCCACAGCATGAAGCGGCGGATGTTGCCCGCGTCCCACTTGCGCGGCTTCTTGAGGAACTCGGGGTCCATGCGGTCCCACGGCAGGAACATCTGCGAGATGTCGTACACGAGGTTCTGCACGAGCAACTGCATCGCGAGCATCGGCTCCCACGGCAGGAATGCGCTCGCCACCAGCACCGAGAACACGTTGCCGAAGTTGGAGCTGGCCGTCATGTTCAGATACTTGAGGATGTTGCCGAACGTCTCACGACCCTTGACCACCCCCGCTTCGAGCACCATCAGGCTCTTTTCGAGCAGGATGATGTCGGCCGTCTCCTTCGCAATATCGGCGCCGGTGTCGACCGAGATACCCACGTCGGCATCGCGCAACGCCGGGGCGTCGTTGATGCCGTCGCCCAGGAAGCCCACCGTGTGACCGTTGGCCTGCAACGCCTTGACCACGCGAGCCTTGTGCAACGGGGCCAGCTTGGCAAACACGGTGGTGTGCTCGACGGCAGCACGCAGCGTGTCTTCGTCCATCGGCTCGATATCGGCACCCAACAACGGCGTACCGGGTTCCAGCCCGACCTCGCGGCAGACCTTCAGCGTGACGATCGGGTTGTCGCCGGTGAGCACCTTCACGGCGACGCCGTATTCACGCAGCGCGGCAATAGCCGGGGCCGCCGAGTCCTTCGGCGGATCGAGGAACGTGAGGAAGCCGCAGACCGTGAGGCCCGTCTCGTCGGACGTCTTGTATTGGGTTTTGGTCTCTCCGGCCGGAATGTCGCGCGTGGCCACGACCAGCACGCGGAAACCGTCTTCGTTATAGGCTTCGGCGCGTGCGAGCAACATGGCGCGGGCCGTATCGTCGAGCACCCGCACCCCTTGGGCAGTCTTCACATGCGTGGACACTGCCAGCATCTCTTCGACGGCGCCCTTGGTGACCATCAAATGCTCGCCACGCTCATTGGCAACCACCACCGACAAGCGCCGACGCACGAAATCAAACGGCAGTTCATCGATCTTGGCAAAGGTGCGCGGTTGCACCGATTCGCCGATCTCGTTGGCCCGGCGAATGATCGCCACGTCGATCAGATTGCGCTGACCACTCTGGTGATAGCTGTTGAGCCAACCCAGTCGCAGCACGTCTTCCTGCTCGTTGCCGACCACGTCGAGATGCTGCTCGAGAATGATCTTGTCT belongs to Pandoraea norimbergensis and includes:
- the mgtA gene encoding magnesium-translocating P-type ATPase — encoded protein: MNKNLRSRQKQRGFVDHPTATERAITGPDAVAKLATEPLHDMLHTLGTDLRGLTLAEVGQRHTRYGPNEIAHDKPPHWTVQLLRAFNNPFVMVLLVLATISFFTDVYFADPDDRDFKSIIILLTMVTISGLLRFFTEFHSLRAAEKLKAMVRTTASVRRRVVSSGKPERHEVAMRELVVGDIVTLQAGDMIPADLRLIESRDLFISQAVLTGEALPVEKYDTLGAVAQKSVDTGPAKPVQKNSASLLDLSNVCFMGTNVVSGTALGVVVATGSDTYFGALAKNVVSHKRVETSFDRGVNSVSWLLIRFMLVMVPIVFMINGLTKGDWMSALTFALAVAVGLTPEMLPMIVSANLARGALAMARRKVVVKRLNSVQNFGAMDVLCTDKTGTLTQDKIILEQHLDVVGNEQEDVLRLGWLNSYHQSGQRNLIDVAIIRRANEIGESVQPRTFAKIDELPFDFVRRRLSVVVANERGEHLMVTKGAVEEMLAVSTHVKTAQGVRVLDDTARAMLLARAEAYNEDGFRVLVVATRDIPAGETKTQYKTSDETGLTVCGFLTFLDPPKDSAAPAIAALREYGVAVKVLTGDNPIVTLKVCREVGLEPGTPLLGADIEPMDEDTLRAAVEHTTVFAKLAPLHKARVVKALQANGHTVGFLGDGINDAPALRDADVGISVDTGADIAKETADIILLEKSLMVLEAGVVKGRETFGNILKYLNMTASSNFGNVFSVLVASAFLPWEPMLAMQLLVQNLVYDISQMFLPWDRMDPEFLKKPRKWDAGNIRRFMLWIGPTSSVFDITTYALLWTVFGAGAMYHLHGGSGGQVIMNSGWFIEGLVSQTLVVHLLRTQKIPFLQSTPALPIMLSTTVAIAIACWLPYSPFAETLGFVSLPGSYFYWLAATMLGYIALAQTVKTIYIRRFGRWF